The following coding sequences are from one Nonlabens arenilitoris window:
- a CDS encoding UvrD-helicase domain-containing protein yields MTSSPTTFYSASAGSGKTYTLARDYLTLLFQSQFNNHYRKILAVTFTNKAVAEMKERVLEHLYNFGKQPVPDNSLGIFNHIKEITGLDDKDLANKAIKIHQRLLHDYSAFDIVTIDAFNHRILRTFAKDIDLPAGFEVELDTDSLINKAIQNLLARAGNDKKLTKKLVDFSLSKIDNNKSWDVAFDLMQISSLIKNENHYEYLKALEQKSSEDFEKLAQNLKLKNRGLKTHLKELAIGLIEKSKQQGLEPKDFKGGSRSIFNTIIKTSQEDLSVIPNTASIRDFIAGDLYAKNQKQHIKDGIDALRVDIADFGIAYRATYGHIKFHENIIKSIVPLSLLNELMHEINLIKKEEQVVPIYEFNGLLRNQIKDQPAPFVYERLGEKYRHYFIDEFQDTSRMQWENMIPLISNALQSIDDNGTSGTLMLVGDAKQSIYRWRGSDANQFLGLLEKNQLFELEKSNQTLEFNWRSYHNVIEFNNEFFKFYGDYLHSDIYKNLYQNYLHQKTTHKQGGYIQVDFLNNNDFVSSDDEDLITPYPPHVHQLIKNIIAQGFELGDICILVRKHTQGHELAQYLVKQDITVVSGDSLLVEASPRVRLLVEFMKMIHQPDQQALKLGFLLEYVQYHNIEQINTFIISHINLSLYDLLKVVFCDDAATMESAFAKAPLFKATEQTAQALELFNEQDLRLQSFLELVFEFSNGQDVSLSRFLEHWEKKKEKLSVPATPDPQAVQIMTIHKSKGLEFPVVIVPYSDSKMNASLKPTDWVNVNPAAYEGFENLYMSLSKDALFYPDQAQEVYNTHLQKTQMDHINGLYVAFTRAVEQLYVCCIDHPETKNQDESSLRHGQLLKRFLDNSTSWDKQDTDEVVSFQKGTLNKLSSLSHGKPAQELGNYKTHSSTSRADFSTRRGMLWASGVQESINKGNLLHDYISQIESIIDLPAVIIKIERDDYISSHLKQELIDTLKLMISPSYFEKYYLPELNILNERGILTPDGKKFIPDRLIINDREVTIIDYKTGAQLEKHRDQLDYYAVLLQQMNYKIKEKVLIYTDELKELIWN; encoded by the coding sequence ATGACCTCATCTCCTACTACATTTTACAGCGCCAGTGCTGGATCTGGTAAAACCTATACACTGGCGAGAGACTACCTCACGCTACTATTTCAATCGCAATTCAATAATCATTACCGCAAGATTCTAGCAGTAACTTTTACCAACAAGGCAGTTGCAGAAATGAAAGAACGAGTTCTCGAACACTTGTATAATTTTGGGAAACAACCTGTGCCAGATAATAGCCTAGGAATTTTTAATCACATTAAAGAGATAACTGGATTAGATGATAAAGATCTTGCAAACAAAGCTATTAAAATCCATCAACGCCTTTTACATGACTACTCTGCTTTTGACATAGTTACAATTGATGCATTTAATCACCGCATCTTGCGCACTTTTGCAAAAGATATTGATTTGCCCGCTGGATTTGAGGTAGAATTAGACACAGATTCTTTAATCAATAAGGCAATCCAGAATTTACTAGCTCGTGCTGGCAATGATAAAAAGCTTACTAAAAAGTTAGTAGATTTTTCATTATCTAAAATTGACAACAATAAAAGCTGGGATGTCGCTTTTGATCTCATGCAAATATCTTCATTAATTAAAAATGAAAATCATTATGAATACCTTAAAGCATTAGAACAAAAATCTAGCGAAGACTTTGAAAAATTAGCTCAAAATTTAAAGCTTAAAAATCGAGGTCTAAAAACACATTTAAAAGAGCTAGCCATAGGACTTATTGAAAAGTCAAAACAACAAGGATTAGAACCTAAAGATTTTAAAGGTGGTTCTCGCAGTATATTTAATACAATTATTAAAACATCGCAAGAGGATCTATCGGTAATACCCAATACAGCTTCAATAAGAGATTTTATCGCAGGCGACTTATATGCAAAGAATCAAAAACAACATATTAAAGATGGTATAGATGCTTTACGTGTTGACATCGCTGATTTTGGCATTGCCTATAGAGCAACCTATGGGCATATAAAATTTCATGAAAACATCATTAAAAGTATTGTCCCATTATCACTACTTAACGAGTTAATGCATGAAATTAATTTAATTAAAAAAGAAGAGCAGGTTGTTCCTATTTATGAGTTTAATGGTCTTTTAAGAAACCAGATTAAAGACCAGCCTGCTCCATTTGTTTATGAGCGATTAGGTGAAAAGTATCGTCACTATTTTATTGATGAGTTCCAAGACACGTCACGCATGCAATGGGAAAATATGATCCCATTAATAAGCAACGCTTTACAAAGCATTGATGATAACGGCACTAGCGGTACGCTAATGCTCGTAGGAGATGCAAAGCAATCAATCTATAGATGGCGTGGTAGTGATGCAAATCAATTTTTAGGATTATTAGAAAAAAACCAATTATTTGAATTAGAGAAAAGCAATCAGACACTAGAATTTAACTGGCGCAGTTACCACAATGTGATAGAATTTAACAATGAGTTTTTTAAATTTTATGGAGACTATTTACATAGCGATATCTATAAAAATTTATATCAAAATTATTTACATCAAAAAACGACGCATAAACAAGGTGGTTATATACAAGTTGATTTTTTAAATAACAATGATTTTGTATCAAGTGATGATGAGGATTTAATTACACCTTACCCACCACATGTACATCAGTTAATTAAGAACATCATTGCACAAGGTTTTGAACTAGGCGACATTTGTATTTTAGTACGCAAGCATACTCAAGGCCATGAACTAGCTCAATATTTAGTAAAACAAGACATCACGGTTGTTTCTGGAGACAGCCTACTGGTTGAGGCATCACCACGCGTGAGATTATTGGTTGAATTTATGAAAATGATTCATCAGCCAGATCAGCAAGCCCTTAAACTAGGATTTCTCTTAGAATATGTTCAATATCATAACATTGAACAAATAAACACGTTTATCATTAGCCACATAAATTTATCGCTTTATGATTTATTAAAAGTTGTATTTTGTGATGATGCTGCCACTATGGAATCTGCTTTCGCGAAAGCGCCATTATTTAAAGCCACAGAACAAACAGCTCAAGCATTAGAACTTTTTAATGAGCAAGATTTAAGATTGCAGTCTTTTCTAGAATTAGTTTTTGAGTTTTCTAACGGGCAAGATGTTTCGCTATCAAGATTTTTAGAACATTGGGAAAAGAAAAAAGAAAAATTAAGCGTGCCGGCAACTCCAGATCCACAAGCAGTACAAATTATGACTATTCATAAATCTAAAGGTCTAGAATTCCCGGTTGTCATTGTACCTTACTCTGATTCAAAAATGAATGCCTCACTTAAACCTACTGATTGGGTTAATGTTAATCCAGCGGCATATGAAGGCTTTGAAAATCTTTATATGTCTCTATCAAAAGATGCATTGTTTTATCCAGATCAAGCTCAAGAGGTTTACAACACGCACTTACAGAAAACACAAATGGACCATATTAATGGTTTATATGTAGCGTTTACTCGTGCGGTAGAACAACTTTACGTTTGTTGTATAGACCATCCAGAGACCAAAAATCAAGATGAATCCTCATTGAGACATGGACAATTATTAAAACGATTTTTAGATAATAGTACATCATGGGATAAACAAGATACAGATGAAGTAGTATCTTTTCAAAAAGGAACCCTTAATAAATTATCTTCTTTATCACATGGTAAACCTGCACAAGAACTAGGGAATTATAAAACGCATTCTTCAACATCACGTGCAGACTTCTCTACCCGTAGAGGAATGTTGTGGGCCAGTGGTGTTCAAGAGTCTATCAATAAAGGTAATTTACTGCACGATTATATATCACAAATAGAATCTATTATTGATCTACCAGCGGTAATTATCAAAATAGAAAGAGATGATTATATATCATCTCATTTAAAACAGGAATTGATTGACACTCTTAAATTGATGATAAGTCCTTCATATTTTGAAAAATATTATTTGCCAGAATTAAATATCCTTAATGAACGTGGTATCCTCACTCCTGATGGCAAGAAATTTATACCAGACAGACTTATTATTAATGATCGAGAGGTTACTATTATAGATTATAAAACAGGAGCCCAACTAGAAAAGCATAGAGATCAACTGGATTACTATGCGGTATTATTACAGCAAATGAATTATAAAATAAAGGAAAAAGTACTTATATATACAGATGAGCTTAAGGAACTCATATGGAATTAA
- a CDS encoding IPExxxVDY family protein, which produces MATYKLDGWDCDDEPYTLVGIHSTIEPYRMAYMVNKYLGLSFKRTDVDQDVTMPEFTVRYPVYKYEDVINYNTYYLTPNKFWATLNSVTSSGGLFESQEQTEIKTVLIKEYTRVDFIIKIEKDPELFPLKKLINDLNKIPHVITAYQLDDHVIKQKDYLIFE; this is translated from the coding sequence ATGGCTACTTACAAATTAGATGGATGGGACTGTGATGATGAGCCCTATACTCTTGTAGGAATACATTCGACAATTGAGCCTTACAGAATGGCTTATATGGTAAATAAGTATCTAGGTTTATCTTTTAAAAGAACAGACGTAGATCAAGATGTAACCATGCCAGAATTTACAGTAAGATATCCGGTTTATAAGTATGAAGATGTTATTAATTATAATACTTATTACTTAACTCCTAATAAATTTTGGGCAACTCTCAATTCCGTTACCAGTAGTGGTGGACTTTTTGAGAGCCAAGAGCAAACAGAAATAAAAACAGTCTTAATTAAGGAATATACGAGAGTAGATTTTATAATAAAAATAGAGAAAGACCCAGAGCTTTTTCCATTAAAAAAATTAATTAACGACTTAAATAAAATACCACATGTGATAACTGCATACCAGTTAGATGATCATGTAATTAAACAAAAAGATTATTTAATTTTTGAATAA
- a CDS encoding superoxide dismutase, with translation MAFELPKLNYAYDALEPHIDARTMEIHHSKHHNGYTNNLNNAIEGTDLEGKSIEDILTNLDMDNKAVRNNGGGFYNHRLFWEVMSPNGGGKPTGDLAAAIDKAFGSYDAFQDKFATAAKTQFGSGWAFLCVKDGALEVCGTPNQDNPLMPGVGCGGTPILGLDVWEHAYYLNYQNRRPDYVTAFFNVINWDAVAEKYNAAK, from the coding sequence ATGGCTTTTGAACTACCTAAATTAAACTATGCGTATGATGCGCTAGAACCACATATTGATGCTAGAACAATGGAGATTCACCATTCAAAGCACCACAACGGTTATACTAATAACTTAAACAATGCTATTGAAGGTACAGATTTAGAAGGAAAGTCTATTGAAGACATTCTTACAAATCTAGATATGGACAACAAAGCGGTTAGAAATAATGGTGGTGGATTTTACAATCACAGATTATTCTGGGAAGTAATGTCACCTAATGGTGGTGGAAAACCTACTGGAGATCTTGCTGCTGCAATTGATAAAGCTTTTGGTTCTTATGATGCATTTCAAGATAAATTTGCTACTGCGGCTAAAACTCAGTTTGGTTCTGGTTGGGCATTTTTATGTGTTAAAGATGGTGCTCTAGAAGTTTGTGGAACTCCTAATCAAGACAATCCATTAATGCCTGGTGTAGGATGTGGAGGAACTCCTATCCTAGGACTTGACGTATGGGAGCACGCATATTACCTAAACTATCAAAACCGCAGACCTGATTATGTAACTGCATTTTTTAATGTCATCAACTGGGACGCTGTGGCTGAGAAATATAACGCTGCTAAATAG
- the rnc gene encoding ribonuclease III — translation MNRFKKIFTSRISTDDEALSRGIKKITGITPKNIDIYRKAFTHKSMSLKDADGNPISYERLEFLGDAILGSVIAEYIYNEVPHGDEGYLTKMRSKIVSREHLNELGMDFGLIDFAKTQVPERNFGANVHGNLFEALVGAIYLDKGYKRTQNFISRRVIEPYVDIEKLEGKVISYKSLLIEWCQKNKKTFNYHTYEDTGVNEIRHFSVKLSIDDRVLAKARATSKKKAEEKASKRAFFALQDKMTVK, via the coding sequence ATGAATCGATTTAAAAAAATATTCACTTCTCGAATCTCTACAGATGACGAGGCACTATCGCGTGGAATAAAAAAAATCACAGGAATCACTCCTAAAAATATCGATATCTATCGCAAAGCGTTTACTCATAAATCCATGAGTTTAAAAGACGCAGATGGTAATCCTATAAGTTATGAGCGATTAGAATTTCTAGGTGATGCTATCCTAGGAAGTGTTATTGCTGAATATATTTATAACGAGGTGCCACATGGTGATGAAGGTTATTTAACTAAAATGCGGTCTAAGATTGTAAGTCGTGAGCATCTTAATGAGCTAGGAATGGATTTTGGCCTTATCGATTTTGCAAAAACCCAAGTTCCAGAACGTAATTTCGGAGCAAATGTTCATGGGAATCTTTTTGAGGCATTAGTGGGTGCTATTTATCTTGATAAGGGCTATAAGCGAACTCAAAACTTTATAAGTCGTCGTGTTATAGAGCCTTATGTGGATATAGAAAAACTAGAAGGTAAGGTAATTAGTTACAAAAGTCTTTTGATTGAATGGTGTCAGAAAAACAAGAAGACATTTAATTATCATACTTATGAAGATACAGGTGTAAATGAAATAAGACATTTCTCTGTAAAGTTATCTATTGATGATAGAGTTCTTGCCAAAGCTCGTGCAACATCTAAGAAAAAGGCTGAAGAAAAAGCGAGTAAAAGGGCCTTTTTTGCACTACAAGATAAAATGACTGTCAAATAA
- the rnhA gene encoding ribonuclease HI, with protein sequence MEQVHIYTDGSSRGNPGPGGYGIVMIWVGKKYKKEFSQGYRRTTNNRMELLAVIEALEKIKMDQVQITVFTDSKYVSDAVNKNWIAGWIKRKWKNVKNPDLWKRFIKAFNRTQPKMQWVKGHNDHPINERCDALAVGAALNKSNHLVDEGFEASEKGLF encoded by the coding sequence ATGGAGCAAGTACACATATACACCGATGGCTCTTCAAGAGGCAATCCAGGACCTGGTGGTTATGGGATTGTGATGATATGGGTAGGAAAAAAATATAAAAAAGAGTTTTCTCAAGGCTATAGGCGCACCACTAATAACAGGATGGAATTGCTCGCGGTTATAGAGGCTCTAGAAAAGATTAAAATGGATCAAGTGCAAATTACCGTTTTTACAGACAGTAAATATGTTAGTGATGCCGTTAATAAAAACTGGATTGCTGGCTGGATCAAACGCAAGTGGAAAAATGTCAAAAACCCAGATTTATGGAAGCGTTTTATCAAAGCCTTTAATCGTACACAACCTAAAATGCAATGGGTTAAAGGTCATAATGATCACCCTATTAATGAAAGATGTGACGCACTGGCTGTAGGTGCTGCTCTAAATAAAAGTAATCATTTAGTGGATGAAGGGTTTGAAGCTAGTGAGAAAGGGCTATTTTAA
- the fabF gene encoding beta-ketoacyl-ACP synthase II, whose protein sequence is MELKRVVITGMGALTPIGNNLAEYWDALKAGKSGCAPITYFDTEHFKTKFACEIKNFNVTDFIDRKEARRMDRFAQYALVAGDEAIADSGLDIDSIDKYRVGVIWGAGIGGLETFQEEVKAFAAGNGIPRFNPFFIPKMIADIAPAHISIKYGFMGPNYTTVSACASSANAMLDAVNYIRLGHCDVIVTGGSEAAVAQAGMGGFNAMHALSTRNESPETASRPFDATRDGFVLGEGAGALVLEDYEYAKARGAKIYAEVIGGGFSSDAYHITAPDPEGRGVIAVMKNTLQNAGINPEDVDHINTHGTSTPLGDVAELKAIKAVFGDHAPNISINSTKSMTGHLLGAAGAIESIASVMAINEGIIPPTINHTTVDENIDPSLRLVLNQPEKREVNIALSNTFGFGGHNCCIAFRKI, encoded by the coding sequence ATGGAATTAAAGCGAGTAGTCATAACGGGAATGGGAGCTCTTACACCGATAGGTAATAATCTAGCGGAGTATTGGGATGCGTTAAAAGCAGGTAAGAGTGGTTGCGCTCCTATCACATATTTTGATACAGAACATTTCAAGACTAAGTTCGCTTGTGAAATCAAGAACTTTAACGTTACTGATTTTATAGACCGCAAGGAAGCTAGACGCATGGATCGTTTTGCCCAGTATGCACTGGTAGCAGGTGATGAGGCGATAGCAGACTCAGGATTAGATATCGACTCTATAGATAAATATAGAGTCGGTGTTATCTGGGGCGCAGGAATAGGTGGTCTAGAAACTTTTCAGGAAGAGGTTAAAGCGTTTGCTGCTGGAAATGGTATCCCACGTTTTAATCCTTTCTTTATTCCTAAAATGATTGCTGATATTGCTCCAGCTCATATTTCTATTAAATATGGGTTTATGGGACCTAACTATACTACAGTATCTGCTTGTGCCTCTAGTGCAAACGCGATGCTGGATGCAGTTAACTATATTAGATTAGGACATTGTGATGTGATTGTAACTGGTGGCTCTGAAGCAGCAGTTGCTCAAGCTGGAATGGGTGGTTTTAATGCCATGCATGCCTTATCAACACGTAATGAAAGTCCAGAAACCGCAAGTCGACCATTTGATGCGACACGTGACGGTTTTGTTCTAGGAGAAGGCGCTGGTGCGCTGGTTCTAGAAGATTATGAGTATGCAAAAGCTCGTGGAGCAAAAATCTATGCCGAGGTTATAGGTGGTGGTTTCTCTAGTGACGCATACCACATTACTGCACCAGATCCAGAAGGTCGTGGTGTTATTGCAGTAATGAAAAATACACTACAGAATGCAGGAATTAATCCTGAAGATGTTGACCATATTAATACACACGGTACATCGACACCACTAGGTGATGTGGCAGAGTTGAAGGCGATTAAAGCAGTCTTTGGCGATCATGCACCTAATATTAGTATTAATTCTACAAAATCTATGACGGGTCACCTATTAGGTGCAGCTGGAGCAATAGAGTCTATTGCAAGTGTAATGGCTATTAATGAAGGGATAATTCCTCCTACTATTAACCATACTACTGTAGATGAAAATATTGATCCATCGCTAAGACTAGTATTGAATCAACCTGAAAAACGAGAGGTAAACATAGCCTTGAGTAACACATTTGGTTTTGGTGGTCACAACTGCTGTATCGCATTTAGAAAAATCTAA
- a CDS encoding acyl carrier protein, whose product MSDIASRVKAIIVDKLGVDENEVVTEASFTNDLGADSLDTVELIMEFEKEFDIQIPDDQAENIATVGQAVSYIEEAKA is encoded by the coding sequence ATGTCAGACATTGCATCAAGAGTAAAAGCGATAATCGTTGACAAATTAGGTGTTGACGAAAATGAAGTTGTAACAGAAGCAAGTTTCACAAACGACTTAGGCGCAGACTCACTAGATACAGTTGAGTTGATCATGGAATTCGAAAAAGAATTTGATATCCAGATACCAGATGATCAAGCAGAAAACATTGCGACTGTAGGTCAAGCTGTTTCATACATAGAAGAAGCAAAAGCTTAA
- a CDS encoding PfkB family carbohydrate kinase: MSKLVVVGTVAFDAIETPFGKTDKILGGAATFIGLSASHFNTEVGLVSVVGGDFPQEYLDMLSNRGMNIEGVDVVKDGKTFFWSGKYHNDMNTRDTLATELNVLADFNPVVPNSFKDAEVVMLGNLHPAVQLGVIEQTPAAKLIILDTMNFWMDSALDMLHEVIAKVDVITINDEEARQLSGEYSLVAAARKIHTMGPKYVVIKKGEHGALLFHDEHIFFAPALPLEEVFDPTGAGDTFAGGFAGFLASSEDYSFENMKRAIIYGSNFASFCVEKFGTERMQSITPEEINTRLEQFKALTKFEINA, from the coding sequence ATGAGCAAACTCGTAGTTGTAGGTACAGTAGCTTTTGATGCTATCGAAACACCTTTTGGAAAAACAGATAAAATATTAGGTGGTGCAGCCACTTTTATAGGCCTAAGCGCTTCTCACTTTAATACTGAAGTTGGATTAGTAAGTGTAGTAGGTGGTGATTTTCCACAAGAATACCTAGACATGCTTTCTAATAGAGGTATGAATATAGAAGGTGTTGATGTTGTTAAAGATGGTAAAACATTTTTCTGGTCTGGTAAGTATCATAATGACATGAATACTCGCGACACTCTTGCTACAGAATTAAATGTGCTAGCAGACTTCAATCCTGTAGTGCCTAATTCTTTTAAAGATGCAGAGGTTGTAATGCTAGGAAACTTACATCCAGCAGTGCAATTAGGTGTTATAGAACAAACTCCTGCAGCTAAATTGATTATTCTCGACACCATGAACTTTTGGATGGATAGCGCATTGGATATGTTACATGAGGTCATTGCCAAGGTAGATGTCATTACTATTAATGATGAAGAGGCTAGACAATTGTCTGGTGAATACTCACTAGTTGCAGCAGCACGCAAGATTCATACTATGGGTCCTAAGTATGTGGTCATTAAAAAAGGTGAACACGGAGCATTATTATTCCACGATGAACACATCTTTTTTGCTCCAGCATTACCACTAGAAGAAGTTTTTGACCCGACTGGAGCTGGAGACACATTTGCAGGTGGATTTGCAGGATTCTTAGCGTCTAGTGAAGATTATAGTTTTGAAAACATGAAAAGAGCTATAATTTACGGATCTAACTTTGCTTCTTTTTGTGTAGAAAAATTCGGAACAGAACGCATGCAATCCATCACGCCAGAAGAAATCAATACACGTTTAGAGCAGTTTAAAGCGCTTACTAAATTTGAAATAAACGCATAA
- a CDS encoding amidophosphoribosyltransferase — protein sequence MSDPLKHECGIALIRLLKPLEYYKEKYGTAFYGINKMYLMMEKQHNRGQDGAGFASIKLDVKPGQRYISRVRSNEPQPIQDIFAQINERINAELDENPQIKDDVAAQKAQIPYIGELMMGHVRYGTFGKNSIESVHPFLRQNNWMHRNLIMAGNFNMTNVFELFDKLVELGQHPKDMADTVTVMEKVGHFQDREVSKLYKKFKAEGLSKMESSPKIAEQLNVAKVLKKSAKDWDGGYAMGGLMGHGDAFLLRDPSGIRPAYYYQDDEVVVVASERPVIQTAFNAPFEEVKELDPGKAIIIKKNGKVSIEQILKPLERKACSFERIYFSRGSDAEIYQERKKLGHLLFPKIMEFIDHDIDNTVFSYIPNTAETSFYGMVEAAHAVLNEQKRDAIIAGEGKLTAQQVEDTLSRKLRTEKIAIKDAKLRTFITEDSSRDDLVAHVYDVTYGVVKENDNLVIIDDSIVRGTTLKKSILKMMDRLKPKKIVVVSSAPQIRYPDCYGIDMARLEGLVAFRAALALHEDRGTYNIVEEIYKKCKAQIEYKDKDVVNYVKELYDPFTDQEISDKIGELLSDDDLNAEVKIVYQTVDNLHKACPKNLGDWYFTGNYPTDGGNRVVNRAYINFYEKNDERAY from the coding sequence ATGAGCGATCCATTAAAACACGAGTGTGGTATAGCACTTATAAGACTTCTTAAACCTCTTGAATATTACAAAGAGAAATATGGCACGGCATTTTATGGTATTAATAAAATGTACCTGATGATGGAAAAACAGCACAATCGCGGACAAGATGGTGCTGGATTTGCAAGTATTAAACTTGACGTAAAACCTGGTCAACGATATATTTCAAGAGTACGCAGTAATGAACCGCAACCTATCCAAGATATTTTTGCTCAAATTAATGAACGCATTAATGCTGAGTTAGATGAAAATCCACAAATAAAGGATGATGTAGCGGCTCAAAAAGCTCAAATCCCATACATAGGCGAGTTGATGATGGGACACGTGCGTTATGGGACTTTTGGAAAAAACAGCATAGAATCTGTACATCCATTTTTACGTCAGAACAACTGGATGCATCGCAACCTAATCATGGCTGGTAATTTTAACATGACTAACGTGTTTGAGTTATTTGACAAGTTAGTAGAATTAGGACAGCACCCTAAAGACATGGCAGACACCGTAACCGTTATGGAAAAGGTAGGCCATTTTCAAGATCGTGAGGTTTCTAAATTATATAAAAAATTCAAGGCTGAAGGACTTTCTAAAATGGAATCTTCTCCTAAAATAGCTGAACAACTTAACGTTGCTAAAGTTCTTAAGAAAAGTGCAAAAGACTGGGATGGTGGCTATGCCATGGGTGGACTTATGGGACATGGTGACGCTTTCCTTTTAAGAGATCCATCTGGTATTAGACCTGCATACTACTATCAAGATGATGAAGTAGTTGTTGTAGCTAGTGAACGACCTGTAATTCAAACTGCGTTTAACGCACCGTTTGAAGAAGTAAAAGAACTGGATCCAGGTAAAGCTATTATCATTAAAAAGAATGGTAAAGTAAGTATTGAACAAATACTGAAACCACTAGAACGTAAAGCCTGTTCTTTTGAACGTATTTATTTCTCTCGTGGTAGCGATGCCGAGATTTATCAAGAACGTAAAAAACTAGGACATTTACTATTCCCTAAAATCATGGAGTTTATAGACCATGATATCGATAATACCGTTTTTTCATACATTCCTAACACTGCCGAAACTTCATTCTATGGTATGGTAGAAGCGGCACATGCCGTTTTAAATGAGCAAAAAAGAGATGCTATTATTGCTGGAGAAGGTAAACTGACCGCTCAACAAGTTGAGGATACGCTTTCGCGAAAGCTGCGAACTGAAAAGATTGCGATTAAAGATGCTAAGTTAAGAACCTTTATCACAGAGGATTCTTCTCGAGACGATTTAGTGGCTCACGTATATGATGTGACTTATGGAGTGGTTAAAGAGAATGATAATCTTGTGATTATAGATGATTCCATAGTACGAGGAACAACGCTTAAAAAGTCCATTCTCAAAATGATGGATCGTTTAAAGCCTAAGAAAATTGTAGTTGTTTCTAGTGCACCACAAATTAGATATCCTGATTGTTATGGAATCGATATGGCACGACTAGAAGGGTTAGTTGCTTTTAGAGCTGCTCTAGCTTTACATGAAGATCGTGGTACTTATAACATTGTAGAAGAGATTTATAAGAAGTGTAAAGCTCAAATAGAGTATAAAGATAAAGATGTAGTGAATTACGTAAAAGAGCTTTACGACCCATTTACTGATCAAGAAATATCTGATAAAATAGGTGAATTGCTGTCTGATGACGATTTAAACGCAGAAGTTAAAATAGTCTATCAAACAGTGGATAATCTACATAAAGCCTGTCCTAAAAACTTAGGCGACTGGTATTTTACAGGCAACTATCCTACTGATGGAGGTAACCGTGTGGTGAATCGTGCCTACATCAACTTCTATGAGAAGAATGATGAGAGAGCTTATTAA